The Mucilaginibacter gracilis genomic interval CCGCAGACGAAGCACTGACATTTATTCTACAGGAGAGGCGGAAAGAACTGCTTTACCGCGGATTGAGATGGAGTGATCTAAGGCGATTAAATCAGGATAGTAAATACGCAGTTATATTGAACAGAAACCTGAATGGTACGACCTATACACTTATGCCGAATAATGCCAGGTACGTGTTTCCTATACCTGATTTAGTAATACAGCTTAGTGGAATTGAACAAAACGCGAGGTAAGTAAGATCATGAAAATAAATCAAAAATGAAAAAAGGCACTTATTTAGCATTCATAGGCTTATTTCTGTTTGTAAGCGATTCAAAAGCACAATCAAAAAGCATATCAATCGGTGACATAATTCCAGACATAACCATCAATAACGTTATTAATTATCCCTATAAAACTGTTAAAATCTCAGACTTTAAAAACAAATTGGTAATACTCGATTTTTGGGCTACCTACTGTACTCCATGTTTGCATTTGTTCCCAAAGTATGATTCATTACAGAAGAAATTGGGTGATAAACTTCAAATATTATTAGTAACAAGTGAGAGCGCCAAAAAAGCGACTGCATTACTTGATCGTTTTCATTACACATTGCCCTCAGCGACAAGCGATATAACCTTAGCTAAACTATTTCCGCATACGTCCATTCCACATGAAGTATGGATAAAAGATGGGAAGGTAATTTCAATAGGTTATGGTGAGGACGTAAATGAAAAGACAATTATAGCGGCGATTAACAACCAGCTTATTAATATTGATATTAAACAGGATAATTTATCCTTTAATAATATGGAACCACTACTTATCAATGGTAACGGTGGTAAAAGCAGTATATACTATCATTCATTAATTACACCCTACATTGAAGGACTAAGAAGTTTAGAAACCTATTATAAAAATGTGGAAATGGTCCATTCTTCGTCAATTAACGCAAATGTAATTAGTCTGTATCATCAGGCATTTAAACATTTGGACCCATTGTTGGCATTTGACAATAGAACGGTTATTGATCTCCCTGATTCACTAAAAATTCAATTGGTAAGACCCGCCAATTCAAACTTTCACCAGTGGATGAAACAATACGGTTTTTGCTATGATTTAGTTCTGCCACCAAATTATAGTGGTGATTTAACCTCAATAATGCAAACCGACTTGAATAGATTTTTTGAATCAAAATATGATATAAACGCGAAGATTGAAAAGCGGACTTTAGGGTGCTTGGTTATTTCTAAAGTCCCTGGATATCAGTCGCTCAAAAGTAAAGGAGGAGATTCAGTTTTTCAGTCGGATAAAAATCATTTTATTCTTAAAAATCTTCCGATTAATAGCCTCATTATGCTTCTTGCTAATCAATACCGAAAATTGCCGACGCCAATTATCGATGATACTGGTTACGAAGAACCAATTGATTTAGTGGTAAATGCTAACACCGAGGATTTAGTTGCTCTACAAAATGAACTTTTAAAATCGGGTTTAAGTATTACACTAAAACAAAGGGAAGTCGACGTTATAGTAATTAAAAAAACGCGCTACTGACATAATATAC includes:
- a CDS encoding TlpA family protein disulfide reductase — protein: MKKGTYLAFIGLFLFVSDSKAQSKSISIGDIIPDITINNVINYPYKTVKISDFKNKLVILDFWATYCTPCLHLFPKYDSLQKKLGDKLQILLVTSESAKKATALLDRFHYTLPSATSDITLAKLFPHTSIPHEVWIKDGKVISIGYGEDVNEKTIIAAINNQLINIDIKQDNLSFNNMEPLLINGNGGKSSIYYHSLITPYIEGLRSLETYYKNVEMVHSSSINANVISLYHQAFKHLDPLLAFDNRTVIDLPDSLKIQLVRPANSNFHQWMKQYGFCYDLVLPPNYSGDLTSIMQTDLNRFFESKYDINAKIEKRTLGCLVISKVPGYQSLKSKGGDSVFQSDKNHFILKNLPINSLIMLLANQYRKLPTPIIDDTGYEEPIDLVVNANTEDLVALQNELLKSGLSITLKQREVDVIVIKKTRY